CAACGAAGAGCCAGTCCCTGTATTATATCCAGTTACAAAACTGTTTTGCTGCCTTGACGGTAAAAGCTGCCCTGTGTAATGCTGTTAATCATGTAGCAGAACGCAGAAGGGCCTTAATCTGAGGATCTGTATGTATAAAATCAAAGGAGTTTGGTGGGTAGGCAGCCAGTGAAGGCAACTTACAGGTGGCTGGGGGGCGATGGAATTAGTATCCTGCATGAAAAGTAGGTAACGAcaagaaaaagtttgggaacctcTGCTCTTAATGATACCAGCTATACGGTTTTATAGCCTCTGTTCAGAGAGAATTTTGCGATTGCTAGGCTGACAGTAAAACTGATTGGTGTTTGTAAAGTGCCTAGTTGTTGTCGTTGTACTCTTATTAGggttagctgagagagagagagagagagagagagagagagagagagagagagagagagagataaccttcCTGACGAACACCTAACAACTCGTAGTATTTATTTCAGGATCCTCACAACGTATCCGGGGCCTTCGACCCCCATACCCCTACCGCCACTAGGAGAGCCTCGAATTAAATTCCATAAAGAAATCGACAAAAACTATTGCAGTTAATTGATCctgcatttatttaaataatgaacAAGTCTCATGTTTCTTTCATATGTTTGTTTACATGCTTTCTTCAGTATTAAAGAATGTCTTACGTGTACATGCCTTAGAAACGCGCCATAAAATCCACCAAACTGCAGAGCAAAATATGCCTGTACAGAGTCTGCTGGTTTTGTTAATCAGAACCTTTGACTCTGTCTGTCTCTAAATGTATGAATGATCTGGGAGTTACCTTCATGGTTAGctaattattcaaaaataacCCTAAGTGCTGATTTTATCACTTGATAGCTTAGCTCTTTAAACTTCTTGTGATagaaatgtctttttatttttaatatttttatttcatttttatatttttttctcctaccTCGATGGGTTTTTCCCAACAGAAATTTCCTGAGTTGTCAACAGTatcaaaaagaagagaaatattaCAAACCGTGCTTATGCAGTTGGCATGTTGGAACAAAAGATGCTGCACAATTTGCCCTTTGTGAGGGCATATGGTGCAAGAGGCACGAGTCTCATGAATGAGGCTGAAGTGTGTGCCATATTCCCCGATTATTATTCGAAGACGAAAGAAAGTTAATGACATCTACCTTGAATGATGGAGTTGTTCTGCCAAAATACCCGAAAATTCATCAATAGCTTTAGTGGTTTTCCCTTGTgctgttatgaatatatattagtatttactggattagcgcctcagtggcgtgatcggtatggtcttgacttgccacctaggtggccgcgagttcgattctcgggtattccattgaggtgttagagatgtgtatttctggtgatagaagctcactctcgacgtggttcggaagtcacataaaaccGGTGgttccgttgttgaataaccactggttccatgcaacgtaaaaacaccagacaaacaaactgGATTAAAATAAAGTTTTCTACTTATAGAGAATtcagaataatttattttgaaattaaagcaTCTGCATTCACAATAAAATCTGCTCTTTCGTCTTAGGAGCATTTCGTTTATGTGATCAGAATATACTAATTTGAGGAAACACTTTAGTGAAGCAGATATAAATCTTGAAAGTTTATGACAAATTCTAAATTGATCGCGAACACTGACATTGTGATAACACTAGTAAATCACTAGCATTACTGGTTACCATTTGCATTTGAGTGAAGATGGCAGCCATTTTACATTAATTAAATGATCAATGCCATCTtcagtattttctttataataatataagaggAGGTGACTGAAACCAAAGCCTTTcacatatttattctatatatttatttaattaataaatataggaTATCCTAGAACTAAACCATCCATTGACCGGGAACGTCTTTGAGGGATTTTTAATAAGAGGGAGCTGGGGCTCCATAAACGGGGGTAGGTTCTTTGTAAGTGGGCGCGGGAGCACCGTAAGTGGGTTTATGGGCGCCATAGGATGAGGCAGGGGCATAGGGCTTGGCTTCGGGGTACCTGGCTTCTCCGTGGTAAGCAACCTGAGCCCGGTAGCCGTTGTGATCGGCGGTGTAAACGACGGTCTGATTGCGACCGTCGGGGAGGAGGACGTGGTAGTCGCCGGTCACCACCTTCCCGTCGGAGGTGGACTTGTGGCCGAAGTCGAGGTTTTGGTAGTTGTCCTTGACGACGTAGGAGTAGTCGAATGGCCTCCCCTCCTgttggaaaaaattatataagtgtaATGAAGAATCCTTGGCATTTATTCATGACCAATCAcaatgtttattattgttttcactcTTATAATTACGTTTATGTAGTAACAAACTGTATCAGTGAAGAGTAAACTTTTTCATTATCAAACTTCATCAGTCACACTAAATTCAGTGTTTCTAAACAGCGATGTTTTACATAAAACTATCGACTTAACGTCACTCAAAACACTAACACAAACTCCTTTTATACCTCGTAGCTCTGATGATGCTTAGGGGCATCATACCCGTACCCTGCAGGGGCATGGGAACCATCAGGGCGTCCCATCGCCACAGCCACAAGGCAGAAGGATGCAAATAGGACCTGCAGGAACCAAGGATAACATTCAATAATTAGTATTGGTTGGTGTACTAATCTTAATATACTGTGCCAAAGgatttaggctctctctctctctctttctgttaataTAGAATTGCTGTAGGTTTATGTGATCATAGTATATACATTCCAACTGCATTTCACTAATATACTCATCTATGCTCATAAATGCTACCAAAGTGCAAAAAATATACAAGTTCAGTTGGAAAATCAGCTCTATTGGTCAGTCCGAACGTTTAATTCCCACAGTCTTTTAACAATAATGTATCAAAGTAGTTGGGTTTTCTGATGTAACCTGATCCTGTTGTTGAAATATTAATTTAGTAACTAACTTCAAATATGGTTAGCACAACTAAAACTTTTGAATGAGACAATGTAATCAAATTTCGAATCCGGTGTGAGGACAACAATAAACTTTTAAAATCATGAGAAATCTTGATTTCGGTAACTACACAAGCAAAGGATTGGATAAGacaggaaataaaagatattttaactAATTACGGAAATTTAAGCTAAGAAGTCTTAAAGGGTTCTTTTGTTCACTTTTTAAAAATTGCATTAACATGAGTAAATAGCACTTATTATCATGTTCAGATAGCAAAGATAGTATGTTACATTTATGGTAGGTTAATCAAAGTTGACTCTGATTCCATATGCACTGTAGATAGTTAAGGGCACATTCGAAATTTGGGAAACGAACAAAAGGTAGAACTTGATCCAGAATCCTTAATTTGGTGTCTCACCTTAGAGCACATGGCGTCTTCTTGTATCTGTTTCGGCAGACAAACGATATCTGATTAGACTCGTCGTATCCTAGGAATTTATACACGGTTTTCATGGCCAGAGGTATTGACACCACGCCTATCTGtattgttgaagagagagagagacagagagagagacagagagagacagagagagagagagagagagagagagagagagagagagagagagagagacagagagagagagagagagacagagacagagagagagagagacagagagagagacagagagagagagagacagagagagacgagagagagagagacagagagagagagagagacagagagagagaccttaccttacagaccttacatcttgttcgggttaccccaggtccctcagtgtgaggcacctctaatgtctaccagagtgttgctagtacatcttccggtatattttgcatcttccaatcttggatggtctgggatgcagtttagatatttgtcgagcttattcttaaacacatctacgctcactcctgatatattcctcagatgagctggcaacgcattgaatagacgctgcattatcgatgctggtgcgtagtggattaatgtcctgtgtgctttccttatttttcctggtatagttttgggcattattaatctacctctgcttgctctttctgatatttttagttccatgatattttctgctattccttctatctgtttccatgcctgaattatcatgtagcgttctcttctcctttctagactatataattttaaggattgtagtctttcccagtagtcaaggtctttaacttcttctattctagctgtaaaggacctttgtacactctctatttgtgcaatatccttttgatagtgtgggtaccatattatattgcaatattcaagtggactacgaacatatgttttataaagcataatcatgtgttcagcttttgtttcttgttttggaagtgccgtaacaacattccatttttgctttacattttgcaacagaattgctatttgatcattgctaacatgttcctatcatcatcacaccaaggtctttaactgcttccttatttgtgattgtctcattattaggtcccctatatgcatatatctttctttctctgtctccataatttattgattcaaatttatcagagttaaataccatcctatttacctctgcccaatcatatactttgttaagatctctttgtagagcgttcctatcttcatcacaagtaatttctctacttattcttgtgtcatctgcgaaactgttcactaccgaatccttaacattactgtctatgtcctcaatcataataacaaacagtattgcagctaacaccgtaccttgcggcacaccggatattaccttggcgttcatccgatttctcgtcgtttgcaataactatctgttttctgttgtgtaaaaattcttttaaccatcttcctaatttatccacgatattgtgttttctcattttcttcgctaaatattatggtctactttgtcaaaagcttttgcaaagtctaaataaataaaccacatctgtttcatttccgcttttcatatttttgaatatgttctcacggtggactaacagttgggtttgtatactttttccgggtacgaaacctttattaaacaaattattttttattaaatgtttcataatatttttcttcattaccctttcatacactttcataatatgtgatgtagactcacaggcctataattacttgcctctagtcttgatccacttttgaaagtaggggtaatatatgctaatttgtgctcatcataaatcttgcctgtatctacactttgtcttaataatattgcaagtggctttgcgatagaatgaactactttctttaacaaaatagcaggcactccatccggccctgcagcagctccatttttaatttcattaatagcctgcacaatatcagcttcattaatatctatgtcagctaaatattcactattttcatcccttacttctatatcattatcttcattatctattctaggggtgaattctctcttatatcttctgccaatatgttgcaaatttcctttttttattcgttaatctacccttcaattcttagagggcctatctattcttcttattcatcttcttcgcatatgagtataatagtttgggattttgcttgatatttaatagggttttttcttccaagtcccgtttttcattttcttttgattgtataatcttttgttctgcattttctatcttactttttagttctataactttccatgaatttttttcttttgcaagaccttttttccactttctgattttctggaacaagatccttctgtctcttggtatgcatgactgatgttacttttcttcttcggtatatatttatccactattttctctaatattttatataatatctccgtatttacctttatgtcatcacttacgaaaatgttatcccaatctttgtttaattcttcatttatttctgaccattttatatttttactgtagaagttgtattttccatatccttcacactttttcatttcttgcttatccctgttttcacttgctttggtatggactgttaattctatgacattatgtctgaaatactcgcattataaactattatttctttaacattaattcatctcgttcacaaatactaggtctaaaagtattttcctttcttgttggcaggtgatttatttgttgaatgttgtattctagtagcatatctaatagcttttcgaattgcctcttatcttctgcactactattactctcttttttatatgtataagtacatccacaatctcctattcgttctttccagtctacgaaaggaaagttgaagtctccagataggagaatagtccagtccttgtgatttctacatatatcatccaatttttctattattaagtcaaactctttagtattaggaggtctatatattacttatgttcattaatttttcagattcaaattctacgctattagttcacattctgagttactatatttctcatatatttttccttgttttttgtctttcccatatattgcggttcccccttgattcctattttttctatctgatctataagtttggaacccttttatttgatcatcattcccagtctcttgggaataccaggtttcacttatattcattatatctattttcttttcaatttgggtttagttctttctaagtactctatttttctttttgagttactcgtaactaaaccctgcgcattcatcactatgatggtttgcgtgttttctccttcatttaatattggcaataataaggattttcccatgtctctttcctgttctggtatgttgttctttttttcatttccagaaattctgacattaaaaaatccaacttttccataatatttgttcttccttcatcataattattcattttgtggtctgaatctgcaattttctccatatacgcaatatcctcttgcataataaaaacagtttattatctcttgagtagaatcttggagctgatgcattgaaatttttttgctgacacctcgcatatctcgttgatggcttgcttttttcttttacctgatattcttcattcctctctttatttgtttctttcttattttgtattttattacttgattggttatttatttgattatttttcatggactACAGGGGGgagtgcatatatttacattttttgttcgaacttacatccttttccttcttttaggtttttgcatatttttggatgtagatctctgcaatcatcctcatagccatctaggtatgcacatttaccatatatttcatagttgtgacataccttaggatgtttgtagtaacatttttctccaaatctgcaattccctcttttcaaaaggttgcagactttgtcttttttgtatattttttcctctttcccgtcattgtgtagatctgggtagagcctcttcggcattttttttgtgttgccatatcgtaatttatttcttcgtaggtatgctgctttatagcctcatatgtagtatcaatgagtatctctgcatccatacttttatcttgttatttgttttccttatctttttctgtcatttcagtttgtttacttctcttacgtttctcttcttcttcttcttcttcttcctcttcttcttcttcttcatcctcaactatttgtacattcaatcttgatttaataacattgtctatccatggtagacatgttgagcaaaaaattcttgtgtcttttctcctatcttgcattacctcagcacactgtggatgggtcggaatgttgcatgcagcacattttctgattaggttttgtggattaactatgctataccacaccttacacagtttacatgcttttggcattctttttcctaatgcatcaattaggatattcacaaggttcaccttatcattttctttgtcggaatatgttggtttatgtatattttctttagagtctcttgaccacttggattttatttggaacttctcaattattttcaagatgttttcatttgatttgttccagtttgaaggattgtatccttctaatatatctatgaatgcttttgtatctttttggttaggactgttgctgatttcatagatcagaaatgccagttcccttcctgctacctcatcgtattgcgaatctgccaagcaagctaaatctcgccatctttttccgcagttggaacttactgccatcttgtctgatttacagtatttcacttgaataaaactaaacttagaagacgctttatcctactatttgcacactaatcttatcaccgatagttcacgaacacttctagatatttctcaaattctagacgtttgttaaacttgtgatatctgttgattattctgacttcgcgcaggaacgtctcaccaagcaagatgagagagagagagagagagagagagagagagagagacagacagagagagaccttaccttacagaccttacagttcgttcgggttgccccaggtccctcagtgtgaggcacctctaatgtctaccagagagttgctagtacatcttccggtatattttgcatcttccaatcttggatggtctgggatgcagtttagatatttgtcgagcttattcttaaacacatctacgctcactcctgatatattcctcagatgagctggcaacgcattgaatagacgctgcattatcgatgctggtgtgtagtggattaatgtcctgtgtgctttccttatttttcctggtattgttttgggcactattaatctacctctgcttgctctttctgatatttttagttccatgatattttctgttattccttctatctgtttccatgcctgaattatcatgtagcgttcttctcttctcctttctagactatataattttaatgattgtagtctttcccagtagtcaaggtccttaacttcttctattctagctgtaaaggactttgtacatctctatttgtgcaatattccttttgatagtgtgggtaccatatcatattgcaatattcaagtggactacgaacatatgttttataaagcataatcatgtgttcagcttttcttgttttgaagtgccgtaacaacattcccatttttgctttacatttgccaaaagaattgctatttgatcattgcataacatgttcctttttattcatcatcacaccaaggtctttaactgcttccttatttgtgattgtctcattattaggtcccctatatgcatatagctttccttctctgtctccataattattgattcaaatttatcagagttaaataccatcctattttcctctgcccaatcatatactttgttaaggtctctttgttgagtgttcctatcttcatcacaagtaatttctctacttattcttgtgtcatcagcgaaactactcactaccgaatccttaacattactgtctatgtcttcaatcataataacaaacagtattgcagctaacaccgtaccttgtggcacaccggatattaccttggtttcatccgatttctcatcgtttgcaataactatctgttttctgttgtgtaaaaattcttttaaccatcttcctattttatctacgatattgtgttttctaattttctttgctaatatatggtctactttgtcaaaagcttttgcaaagtctagatataccacatctgtttcatttccgcttttcatatttttgaatatgttctcacggtggactaacagttgggtttgttgtactttttccgggtacgaaacccgtgttgtcctatattaaacaaattattttttattaaatgtttcataatatttttcttcattaccctttcatacactttcataatatgtgatgttagactcacaggcctataattacttgcctctagtcttgatccacttttgaaagtaggggtgatatatgctaatttgtgctcatcataaatcttgcctgtatctacattttgtcttaataatattgcaagtggctttgcgatagaatgaactactttctttaacaaaatagcaggattccatcaggccctgcagcagctccatttttaatttcattaattgcctgcacaatatcagcttcattaatttctatgtcagctaaatattcactattttcgtcccttacttctatatcattatcttcattatctattctaggggtgaattctctcttatatcgttctgccagtatgttgcaaatttcctttttttcattcgttaatctcccttcaattctcagagggcctatttctattcttcttttattcatcttcttcgcatatgagtataatagtttggggttttgctgatatttaatagggttttttcttccaagtcccgtttttcattttcttttgattgtataatcttttgttctgcattttctatcttactttttagttctataactttccatgcatttttttcttttgcaagaccttttttccactttctgattttctggaacaagatccttctgtctcttgtatgcatgaatgatgtttacttttcttcttcggtatatatttatccactattttctctaatatataatatctccgtatttactcttatgtcatcgcttacgaaaatgttatcccaatctttgtttaattcttcatttatttctga
This portion of the Macrobrachium nipponense isolate FS-2020 chromosome 10, ASM1510439v2, whole genome shotgun sequence genome encodes:
- the LOC135224088 gene encoding pro-resilin-like, which gives rise to MCSKVLFASFCLVAVAMGRPDGSHAPAGYGYDAPKHHQSYEEGRPFDYSYVVKDNYQNLDFGHKSTSDGKVVTGDYHVLLPDGRNQTVVYTADHNGYRAQVAYHGEARYPEAKPYAPASSYGAHKPTYGAPAPTYKEPTPVYGAPAPSY